In Spirochaeta thermophila DSM 6578, the following proteins share a genomic window:
- a CDS encoding SDR family oxidoreductase, whose protein sequence is MKMQPLWDLSDEVVVITGGTGMIGKAFAVALAGSGAKVAIWGRGKTVPVEASVEEVKERLEGEGEVIGCAVDTGDMEAVERGFQEVEERLGTPTVLINGVGGNRGKAGFLEMDVSWFEDVFRLNLMSGMVIPTQVFGRRWVEKKVQGSVVNIASMASYKPLSGVYAYAAAKAAVMNLTMGLAKELAPHGIRVNAIAPGFFVGHQNRDLLYDDYEGGKLSDRGRQIIARTPFGRFGEEEDLYGAVIFLASRKASGFVTGVTIPVDGGFLVDNI, encoded by the coding sequence ATGAAGATGCAGCCCCTCTGGGACCTCTCCGACGAGGTGGTGGTGATCACCGGCGGTACCGGCATGATCGGTAAGGCCTTTGCCGTGGCCCTCGCAGGCTCGGGAGCGAAGGTGGCGATATGGGGACGGGGTAAGACCGTACCCGTGGAGGCATCGGTGGAGGAGGTGAAGGAGCGTCTCGAAGGGGAGGGAGAGGTCATCGGATGCGCCGTGGACACGGGAGACATGGAGGCCGTGGAGCGAGGCTTCCAGGAAGTCGAGGAGAGGCTCGGCACTCCCACGGTGCTCATCAACGGCGTGGGAGGGAACCGTGGTAAGGCGGGCTTCCTCGAGATGGATGTCTCCTGGTTCGAGGACGTCTTCCGGCTCAACCTGATGAGTGGCATGGTGATCCCCACCCAGGTCTTCGGTCGCAGGTGGGTGGAGAAGAAGGTGCAGGGGAGCGTGGTGAACATCGCCTCCATGGCCTCGTACAAGCCCCTCTCCGGGGTCTACGCCTATGCCGCAGCCAAGGCCGCGGTGATGAACCTCACCATGGGGCTTGCGAAGGAACTCGCACCACACGGCATCAGGGTGAACGCCATCGCTCCCGGGTTCTTCGTGGGCCACCAGAACAGGGACCTCCTCTACGACGACTACGAGGGTGGTAAGCTCTCCGACCGGGGACGGCAGATCATCGCCCGGACTCCCTTCGGACGCTTCGGCGAAGAGGAGGATCTCTACGGCGCGGTGATCTTCCTCGCGAGCCGGAAGGCTTCGGGCTTCGTCACAGGCGTCACCATCCCCGTGGACGGCGGCTTCCTGGTGGACAACATCTAG
- a CDS encoding sigma-70 family RNA polymerase sigma factor: MEAVKRKRKRRVQDSGDANVLSLYLKEINRIPLLSREEEDHYARLAAQGDQDAKEKLVTANLRFVVNVAKKYQNQGLPLADLISEGNIGLLNAIERFDPDKGYHFISYAVWWIRQAILKAISEKSRMIRLPLNRANELVQIEKARKLVQTESGEHNEIKKVAETLDYDEDHVANLLNLSKEYVSLDTPVYEDRDSAMLGDYLKDEASRPPEDVVLEKTLQEEIQEVLATLTEKEAEIIQYRFGLNGRHPMSLKEIGDMYNLTKERIRQIEKKALKKIQQSEKAKVLETYLAS, encoded by the coding sequence ATGGAAGCAGTCAAGAGAAAGAGGAAACGACGAGTGCAGGATTCAGGGGATGCGAACGTGCTCTCCCTGTATCTCAAGGAGATCAACAGGATCCCGCTCCTCAGCCGGGAGGAAGAGGACCACTACGCCCGCCTCGCGGCACAGGGAGATCAGGATGCCAAGGAAAAACTCGTCACCGCCAACCTCAGGTTCGTGGTGAACGTGGCGAAGAAGTACCAGAATCAGGGGCTTCCTCTCGCCGATCTCATAAGCGAAGGGAACATAGGCCTCTTGAACGCCATAGAACGGTTCGATCCCGACAAAGGATATCACTTCATCTCGTACGCGGTCTGGTGGATCAGGCAGGCCATCCTCAAGGCCATAAGCGAGAAGTCCAGGATGATCCGGCTCCCGCTCAACAGGGCGAACGAGCTGGTACAGATCGAGAAGGCGCGGAAGCTCGTCCAGACCGAGAGCGGAGAACACAATGAGATAAAGAAGGTCGCGGAGACCCTGGACTACGACGAGGATCACGTGGCGAACCTCCTCAACCTCTCGAAGGAATACGTGTCTCTCGACACGCCGGTCTACGAGGATCGGGATTCCGCGATGCTGGGCGACTACCTCAAGGACGAGGCCTCCCGACCGCCTGAGGACGTGGTCCTCGAAAAGACCCTCCAGGAGGAAATCCAGGAGGTGCTCGCCACGCTCACGGAGAAGGAAGCCGAGATCATCCAGTACCGGTTCGGCCTCAACGGCAGACACCCGATGTCGCTCAAGGAGATAGGGGACATGTACAATCTCACCAAGGAGCGCATCCGTCAGATAGAGAAGAAGGCGCTCAAGAAGATACAGCAGTCGGAGAAGGCGAAGGTTCTCGAAACGTATCTCGCCTCATAG
- a CDS encoding DUF6938 domain-containing protein, whose amino-acid sequence MAGYEGPENSESLNAWVVTVDMGLGHQRAAAPFAHIAEEGIITVGSLSATDQSERALWLRMQRTYEFLSRVRSVPVIGPPLFGILDALQNIPPLYPFRDMSAPSYQVKLLSSLIKKGLCKGMIEKVKEKPLPILATHPAPALAADMAGFPRVYCIVCDAEVSRAWVAENPRESSIHYMVPCGRALRRLKLYGVPDERIFLTGFPLPLEVLGDENLSTLTQDMGQRLHYLDPNNRFWPLHEMNVRHFLGRSNLKWRKDRIFTVTFAVGGAGAQVEIGCTILKSLRKRIAAGEVMLNLVAGVREEVRRIFEEEKARWVPDSPFVQVVYAPTKEAYFARFAQVIRHTDVLWTKPSELSFYAGLGIPIIMAPEIGAQERYNKAWLMEILAGIPQEDPAYTDQWLWILLEEGRLAESAWNGFLKARKYGTYKIMEVLKTGTMERETSPLKR is encoded by the coding sequence ATGGCTGGATACGAAGGCCCTGAGAACAGCGAAAGCCTCAACGCCTGGGTGGTCACGGTGGACATGGGACTCGGGCATCAGCGGGCCGCCGCGCCCTTCGCCCACATCGCGGAGGAAGGGATCATCACTGTGGGAAGTCTCTCGGCTACCGATCAGAGTGAACGAGCCCTGTGGCTCAGGATGCAACGCACGTACGAGTTTCTCTCCCGTGTGCGGAGCGTGCCGGTGATAGGGCCTCCCCTCTTCGGGATCCTCGATGCCTTGCAGAACATCCCCCCCCTCTATCCCTTCAGGGACATGTCGGCCCCTTCCTACCAGGTGAAGCTCCTTTCCTCACTCATAAAGAAGGGACTCTGCAAGGGGATGATCGAGAAGGTGAAGGAGAAGCCCCTCCCCATCCTCGCCACGCACCCCGCACCGGCGCTCGCCGCCGACATGGCGGGATTCCCGAGGGTCTACTGCATCGTGTGCGACGCCGAGGTGAGCCGCGCCTGGGTGGCGGAAAACCCCAGGGAGAGCAGCATCCACTACATGGTCCCTTGCGGGAGGGCCCTGAGGCGCCTCAAGCTCTACGGCGTACCCGACGAGCGGATCTTCCTCACGGGTTTCCCACTCCCGCTCGAGGTGCTCGGCGACGAGAACCTGAGCACGCTCACGCAGGACATGGGGCAGCGTCTCCACTACCTCGACCCCAACAACCGGTTCTGGCCGCTCCACGAGATGAACGTGCGCCATTTCCTCGGACGATCCAACCTCAAGTGGCGGAAGGACAGAATCTTCACCGTGACGTTCGCCGTGGGGGGAGCAGGGGCCCAAGTGGAGATAGGCTGCACAATCCTCAAGTCGTTGCGCAAGAGGATCGCCGCAGGCGAGGTGATGCTCAACCTGGTGGCAGGGGTACGGGAAGAGGTGCGCCGGATATTCGAGGAGGAGAAGGCGCGGTGGGTGCCCGACTCCCCCTTCGTACAGGTGGTCTACGCTCCCACGAAGGAAGCGTACTTCGCCAGGTTCGCCCAGGTCATCCGCCACACCGACGTGCTGTGGACCAAGCCGAGCGAGCTTTCCTTCTACGCCGGTCTCGGTATCCCCATCATCATGGCGCCCGAGATCGGGGCGCAGGAGCGTTACAACAAGGCCTGGCTCATGGAGATTCTGGCGGGGATTCCCCAGGAGGATCCGGCCTACACGGACCAGTGGCTCTGGATACTGCTCGAGGAAGGGAGGCTGGCCGAGTCGGCCTGGAATGGGTTCCTCAAGGCCCGCAAGTACGGGACATACAAGATCATGGAGGTACTCAAGACCGGGACCATGGAGAGGGAGACCTCTCCCCTCAAACGCTAG
- a CDS encoding L-fucose/L-arabinose isomerase family protein: MSVDLRRDAFCGKISVCNNLYQYGIPFTLTRLHTCDVESKEFETDLKDFAAVCRVVKGLRSARIGAIGARPAPFQTMRFSEKILQATGITVVPVDLSEIIGAAQRMSTDDPRVRQKVDEIYAYGKVAPSIPREKVILQAKLSLAVEDFMEENELDASAIQCWESIQLNYGCATCLTMSMMGERLMPSACEVDVTGAISMYALALASGNPPALLDWNNNFDYSRDMCVGTHCSNYPRGFMGQEVEIGNLDVLGKTLGPERCFGAVKGHVGPGDMTFFRISTDDGRGKIKAYLGEGEFTADPYGMDGGIAVCRVPRMNDLLRYITKYGFEHHVAMARGRWSAVLREAVETYLGWDLYVHEG; the protein is encoded by the coding sequence GTGAGTGTGGACCTGAGGAGGGACGCTTTCTGTGGCAAGATCTCGGTCTGCAACAACCTCTACCAGTACGGCATACCTTTCACCCTCACGAGACTCCACACCTGCGATGTGGAGAGCAAGGAGTTCGAGACTGATCTCAAGGACTTTGCCGCCGTATGTCGAGTGGTCAAAGGATTGCGTTCCGCGAGAATAGGTGCCATCGGGGCCCGTCCTGCCCCCTTCCAGACCATGCGGTTCAGTGAAAAAATCCTCCAGGCTACAGGAATCACAGTAGTCCCTGTGGATCTCTCTGAAATCATCGGAGCAGCCCAACGGATGAGCACTGATGACCCCAGGGTGAGACAGAAGGTCGATGAGATCTATGCCTATGGAAAGGTTGCTCCCTCTATACCTCGCGAGAAGGTGATCCTTCAGGCGAAACTTTCACTCGCGGTAGAGGACTTCATGGAGGAAAATGAGCTTGATGCAAGTGCGATCCAGTGCTGGGAGAGCATTCAGCTCAACTATGGGTGTGCCACCTGTCTCACCATGAGCATGATGGGTGAGCGTCTCATGCCGAGTGCGTGTGAAGTCGACGTCACCGGTGCGATCTCCATGTATGCTCTGGCGCTGGCATCCGGCAACCCTCCTGCCCTCTTGGATTGGAACAATAACTTCGATTACTCACGCGATATGTGTGTGGGGACCCACTGTTCGAACTATCCGAGAGGTTTCATGGGCCAGGAGGTGGAGATAGGGAACCTCGATGTCCTTGGAAAGACCCTGGGGCCTGAGCGGTGTTTCGGTGCGGTGAAGGGACATGTGGGGCCTGGGGACATGACGTTCTTCAGGATTTCGACCGACGACGGGCGCGGGAAGATCAAGGCGTACCTCGGAGAAGGGGAGTTTACCGCTGATCCGTATGGCATGGATGGCGGTATTGCGGTATGTAGGGTGCCTCGAATGAATGATCTACTGCGGTATATCACGAAGTACGGATTCGAGCACCATGTGGCGATGGCGAGAGGAAGGTGGAGTGCGGTACTCCGTGAGGCTGTCGAGACGTACCTGGGATGGGATCTCTATGTCCATGAGGGATAA
- the ppdK gene encoding pyruvate, phosphate dikinase, translating to MSPKYVYFFGQGKAEGSAKMRDLLGGKGANLAEMTSIGIPVPPGFTISTEVCERYYENGKQYPPEVREQVEEALAKLEKAMGRKLGDPENPLFVSVRSGAAISMPGMMETILNLGMNDQTVEGFVRQTGNPRVAWDSYRRFIQMFGSVVKGIPHEEFEKILEGLKKERGVELDTDLTAEDLKELVSRYKELYKEKVGEEFPQDVKSQLWAAIDAVFDSWDNERARKYREINNIRGLKGTAVNVQAMVFGNFGDDSGTGVCFSRDPSTGENVFYGEFLMNAQGEDVVAGIRTPEKLSGLAEKMPEVYAQLEEVKNRLERHYRDMQDMEFTIEQGTLYLLQTRNGKRTGRAAVKIAVDMVKEGLISREEAVMRVSPEHIDQLLHPMLDPEAKKKARALAKGLNASPGAATGKIVFTARRAEELAGVEKVILVRKETSPEDIGGMHAAQGILTSTGGMTSHAAVVARGMGKPSVVGCKDVVILDEGRCKIGGREFKEGDWITIDGTTGEVFEGQIPLVVPEIRGELQEFLGWVDEIRLSAVRENCPEKGFRVRTNADTPQDARRAREFGAEGIGLCRTEHMFFDKGKIEAFREMIIADTPEARKKSLEKLLPLQKEDFVGIFQEMAGLPVTIRLLDPPLHEFVLMSETEIEELSRSAGVPAEKIRQRIEALHEMNPMLGHRGCRLGITYPEIYEMQARAVMLAACEVAKEGKQVYPEVMIPLVGMEKELVFLKERIVKVMEEVKSSSGVQVSYRVGTMIEVPRAALVAEKIASHAEFFSFGTNDLTQMTFGFSRDDVGSFLPAYLQMEILEADPFASLDEEGVGQLVKLAAEKGRKARPGIKLGICGEHGGDPASIDFAYRVGLDYVSCSPFRVPIARLAAAQAVIRNGK from the coding sequence ATGAGTCCTAAGTACGTGTACTTTTTCGGTCAGGGAAAGGCGGAAGGTTCCGCCAAGATGCGCGATCTTCTGGGTGGAAAGGGGGCGAATCTCGCGGAGATGACCTCGATAGGGATCCCCGTGCCGCCGGGGTTCACGATTTCCACCGAGGTGTGCGAGCGATACTATGAGAACGGCAAACAGTATCCTCCCGAAGTGAGGGAACAGGTGGAGGAGGCGCTCGCCAAGCTCGAGAAGGCCATGGGGCGGAAGCTGGGGGATCCTGAGAATCCACTTTTCGTCTCGGTGCGCTCTGGTGCTGCGATCTCCATGCCGGGGATGATGGAAACCATCCTCAACCTGGGGATGAACGACCAGACGGTGGAGGGCTTTGTTCGGCAGACGGGAAACCCCCGTGTAGCCTGGGACTCCTACCGCCGGTTCATCCAGATGTTCGGGAGCGTGGTGAAGGGGATCCCCCACGAGGAGTTCGAGAAGATCCTTGAGGGACTCAAGAAGGAACGCGGGGTGGAGCTCGATACCGACCTCACCGCGGAGGACCTCAAGGAACTCGTCTCCCGTTACAAGGAACTCTACAAGGAAAAGGTGGGCGAGGAGTTCCCCCAGGATGTGAAGTCCCAGTTGTGGGCCGCCATCGATGCGGTCTTCGACTCCTGGGACAACGAGAGGGCCCGTAAGTACAGGGAGATCAACAACATCCGCGGCCTGAAGGGCACGGCCGTGAATGTGCAGGCCATGGTGTTCGGCAACTTCGGGGATGATTCCGGCACCGGTGTGTGCTTCTCCCGGGATCCTTCCACGGGCGAGAACGTGTTCTACGGCGAGTTCCTCATGAACGCCCAGGGTGAAGACGTGGTGGCCGGGATCCGCACACCCGAGAAACTCTCCGGGCTCGCGGAGAAGATGCCCGAGGTGTATGCGCAGCTCGAGGAGGTTAAGAACAGGCTCGAGCGCCACTACCGCGACATGCAGGACATGGAGTTCACCATTGAGCAGGGTACGCTCTACCTTCTGCAGACGAGGAATGGTAAGCGCACCGGTCGGGCTGCGGTGAAGATCGCTGTGGACATGGTGAAAGAGGGACTCATCTCCCGAGAAGAGGCCGTCATGCGGGTCTCGCCCGAGCACATCGACCAGCTCCTCCACCCCATGCTCGACCCTGAAGCGAAGAAGAAGGCGAGAGCCCTCGCGAAGGGGCTCAACGCCTCGCCCGGCGCGGCCACGGGGAAGATTGTGTTCACCGCCCGCAGGGCGGAGGAGCTCGCGGGCGTCGAGAAGGTGATCCTCGTACGAAAGGAGACCTCGCCCGAGGATATAGGCGGTATGCACGCTGCGCAGGGCATCCTCACCTCCACAGGCGGTATGACGAGCCACGCCGCGGTGGTGGCCAGGGGTATGGGCAAGCCCAGCGTGGTGGGGTGCAAGGACGTGGTGATCCTCGACGAGGGGCGGTGCAAGATCGGCGGCAGGGAGTTCAAGGAAGGGGACTGGATCACCATCGACGGGACCACGGGTGAGGTGTTCGAGGGGCAGATCCCCCTCGTGGTGCCCGAGATAAGAGGGGAACTCCAGGAGTTCCTCGGGTGGGTGGACGAGATCCGTCTCTCGGCCGTGCGCGAGAACTGCCCCGAGAAGGGTTTCAGGGTGCGGACCAATGCGGATACCCCACAGGATGCCCGGCGGGCGAGGGAGTTCGGGGCCGAGGGGATCGGCCTCTGCCGCACCGAGCACATGTTCTTCGACAAGGGGAAGATAGAGGCCTTCCGCGAGATGATCATCGCAGATACACCGGAGGCGAGGAAAAAGAGCCTTGAAAAATTGCTTCCCCTCCAGAAGGAGGATTTCGTGGGTATCTTCCAGGAGATGGCGGGTCTTCCCGTGACCATACGCCTCCTCGATCCGCCTCTCCACGAGTTCGTGCTCATGTCCGAGACCGAGATCGAAGAGCTCTCCAGGAGTGCGGGCGTGCCTGCGGAAAAGATCAGGCAGCGGATAGAAGCCCTCCACGAGATGAACCCCATGCTGGGGCACAGAGGGTGTCGCCTGGGGATCACCTATCCCGAGATCTACGAGATGCAGGCACGGGCCGTCATGCTGGCTGCCTGCGAGGTGGCGAAGGAAGGCAAGCAGGTCTATCCCGAGGTGATGATCCCGCTCGTGGGCATGGAGAAGGAGCTCGTCTTCCTCAAGGAGCGCATCGTGAAGGTGATGGAGGAGGTGAAGAGCTCCTCCGGTGTGCAGGTGTCCTACCGGGTGGGTACCATGATCGAGGTGCCCCGCGCGGCCCTCGTCGCGGAGAAGATAGCCTCCCATGCGGAGTTTTTCTCCTTCGGCACCAACGACCTCACGCAGATGACCTTCGGGTTCTCGAGGGACGACGTGGGATCCTTCCTGCCGGCCTACCTCCAGATGGAGATACTGGAGGCCGATCCCTTCGCCTCGCTCGACGAGGAGGGCGTGGGCCAGCTTGTGAAGCTTGCCGCAGAGAAGGGAAGGAAGGCTCGACCCGGCATCAAGCTCGGGATCTGCGGCGAGCATGGGGGGGATCCGGCTTCCATCGACTTCGCCTACCGGGTGGGACTCGACTACGTTTCGTGCTCGCCCTTCCGCGTGCCCATCGCCCGTCTCGCCGCGGCCCAGGCGGTCATCCGGAACGGGAAGTGA
- a CDS encoding ribokinase → MRVLSFGSLNIDYVYRVDGIVRPGETKRVKSRGVYAGGKGLNQSIAMARAGLPVFHAGKVGSDGEFLIKTLRESGVDTHLIAYSGKASGHTIIQVDDEGRNCILLYEGANQDIDEAYIDEVLAAFSRGDYLVVQNEISHVPLIIRKAKACGFTVIMNPSPYTPDIEGYPLQDVDIFILNEIEAEALTGISVPLEALRVLCHRYPHVQVVLTRGDEGALWGRQEDLIHQSAYPVKAVDTTAAGDTFLGYFIAGLVEGLPVSEALDLASRAAALCVTRLGAADSIPWRREVG, encoded by the coding sequence ATGAGGGTTCTCTCTTTTGGGTCTCTTAATATCGATTATGTGTATCGCGTTGACGGGATTGTACGGCCCGGGGAGACAAAGCGTGTAAAATCGCGTGGCGTGTACGCAGGCGGAAAGGGATTGAACCAATCTATCGCCATGGCTCGAGCAGGGCTCCCTGTGTTTCATGCAGGTAAGGTGGGGAGTGATGGGGAATTCCTGATCAAGACCCTGAGGGAGAGCGGCGTGGATACCCATCTCATCGCATATTCCGGGAAGGCTTCCGGGCACACCATCATCCAGGTGGATGATGAAGGGCGGAACTGCATCCTTCTCTACGAGGGAGCGAATCAGGATATCGATGAAGCATACATCGATGAGGTTCTCGCCGCTTTCTCACGGGGCGATTACCTGGTGGTTCAGAACGAGATTTCTCATGTGCCGCTCATCATCCGGAAGGCGAAGGCGTGTGGATTCACTGTCATCATGAACCCTTCCCCTTACACGCCTGATATCGAGGGTTATCCCCTGCAAGATGTGGATATCTTTATCCTGAACGAAATAGAGGCAGAAGCACTCACTGGGATCTCCGTCCCACTTGAGGCACTCCGTGTCCTCTGTCATCGGTATCCTCACGTCCAGGTGGTACTTACCCGTGGGGATGAGGGAGCCCTCTGGGGGAGGCAGGAGGATCTCATTCACCAGTCTGCATATCCCGTGAAAGCGGTGGATACCACTGCTGCGGGCGATACCTTTCTTGGGTATTTCATTGCCGGGCTTGTAGAGGGCCTTCCTGTCAGTGAAGCCCTTGACCTTGCTTCTCGTGCGGCGGCCCTCTGCGTCACCCGACTGGGAGCGGCGGATTCCATCCCGTGGAGGCGGGAGGTGGGATAG
- a CDS encoding glycosyltransferase yields MHRILFLTVGVGGGHITPARAMASALEARFPDRLTAEVVDLPLVAGASRIDERLNRAWIQAARHPAPMRILYWLLTRLPRTGLRFARWHYRALFEAGIPYLVSKDPDLVVSTHPLCSMVALEARANHDLRFLLLTYVVDPFDAYPWWAARGVDLFLVASKEARDGLVRYDIDPSRIRIAPFPVRPEILTPSATREEVCLSLGLSPDLPVLLCTGGGMGLGKIGRYVEALVRARLPLNIILLTGRNRALYERMRALSGPDSRLVALEFTDRMADLYHTADLVVGKAGASTAMEALVVGRPMLFTEWIAQNDYAIIRYFLDHGYGWYLPGVRRALRFLSRADLLSLLVHAKARIKEAGFTTGVYQISDLIVSILEGGEEA; encoded by the coding sequence ATGCACCGCATACTCTTCCTCACCGTGGGCGTGGGAGGGGGCCACATCACCCCCGCACGGGCCATGGCGTCGGCCCTTGAGGCCCGCTTTCCCGACCGCCTCACCGCCGAGGTGGTGGATCTTCCCCTCGTCGCCGGTGCCTCCCGGATAGACGAGCGGCTCAACCGGGCGTGGATCCAGGCCGCCCGACACCCTGCGCCCATGCGCATCCTCTACTGGCTCCTCACACGCCTTCCCCGCACCGGCCTCAGGTTCGCCCGCTGGCACTACCGGGCGCTCTTCGAGGCGGGCATCCCCTACCTCGTCTCCAAGGATCCCGATCTGGTGGTCTCCACGCATCCCCTCTGCTCCATGGTGGCCCTTGAGGCCCGCGCGAATCACGACCTCCGTTTCCTCCTCCTCACCTATGTGGTCGATCCCTTCGACGCCTATCCCTGGTGGGCCGCCCGAGGCGTTGACCTTTTCCTCGTGGCGAGCAAGGAAGCGAGGGACGGCCTCGTCCGCTATGACATCGATCCCTCCAGGATCCGCATCGCCCCCTTCCCCGTGCGCCCCGAGATCCTCACCCCCTCCGCGACGAGGGAGGAGGTCTGCCTCTCGTTGGGACTCAGCCCTGACCTCCCCGTCCTCCTGTGCACCGGGGGCGGGATGGGTCTGGGAAAGATCGGCCGCTATGTCGAGGCCCTTGTACGCGCCCGACTTCCCCTCAACATCATCCTCCTCACGGGGAGGAACAGAGCCCTCTACGAGCGGATGCGGGCCCTCTCGGGCCCCGACTCCCGCCTCGTGGCACTCGAGTTCACCGACCGCATGGCCGATCTCTACCACACGGCCGACCTCGTGGTGGGCAAGGCGGGCGCCTCCACCGCCATGGAGGCCCTCGTGGTCGGTCGACCCATGCTCTTCACCGAGTGGATCGCCCAGAACGACTATGCGATCATCCGCTATTTCCTCGACCACGGATACGGGTGGTATCTCCCCGGGGTGAGGAGGGCCCTTCGTTTTCTCTCGAGGGCCGATCTCCTCTCGCTTCTGGTGCACGCCAAGGCCCGCATCAAAGAGGCCGGTTTCACCACAGGGGTGTACCAGATCAGCGACTTGATCGTCTCGATCCTGGAAGGAGGCGAGGAGGCCTAG
- the rbsD gene encoding D-ribose pyranase produces the protein MLVKRYGILNAEIASVLAHLGHTDAIAIADCGLPIPVGPQRIDVSIRKGLPSFVDVLDEVREDMVIEKVVFAEEIKTRNQKLHAKIVERFPDTPIAYVPHEQLKILSSGCKAIIRTGEATPYANVILYAGVIF, from the coding sequence ATGCTTGTGAAACGATATGGTATCCTCAATGCAGAGATCGCCTCAGTGCTGGCCCATCTAGGACACACAGATGCGATCGCAATTGCAGATTGCGGTCTTCCCATACCGGTGGGGCCTCAGCGGATCGATGTCTCGATAAGAAAGGGATTGCCTTCGTTCGTGGACGTACTTGATGAAGTACGCGAGGATATGGTCATTGAGAAGGTAGTGTTCGCTGAGGAGATCAAAACGCGGAACCAGAAGCTTCATGCGAAGATAGTGGAGCGATTTCCGGATACACCGATCGCATACGTGCCTCATGAACAGCTTAAGATATTGTCGTCTGGCTGTAAGGCCATCATCCGAACGGGAGAGGCCACCCCTTACGCCAATGTGATCCTGTATGCAGGGGTGATTTTCTGA
- a CDS encoding endonuclease III domain-containing protein: MITRGCDGKEVEVETTSAAVRTIPRLYDILFSWYGPQGWWPLLSKAGTPGYDDEGYHPGVYEVPDAMGAFEIAVGAVLVQNTAWTNARRALAVLLERSLCSPEGILGLEEEALARLIRPCGYYTLKARRLAHLARFFLSCDGLPERNALLGVWGVGRETADSILLYGYGVPVFVVDAYTRRIFSRLGLLASDDTPYEEVRSAVEKTLPLDHVCYNEFHALLVEHAKRFCRKRPLCGECPLRLECAHLSSAGGS, from the coding sequence ATGATCACCCGGGGGTGTGATGGAAAAGAGGTCGAGGTCGAGACGACCTCTGCCGCAGTGCGTACCATACCACGGCTCTACGACATACTCTTTTCGTGGTATGGTCCGCAGGGGTGGTGGCCTCTCCTCTCAAAGGCGGGGACTCCGGGCTACGACGATGAAGGGTACCATCCCGGGGTCTACGAGGTCCCGGACGCCATGGGTGCCTTCGAAATCGCGGTGGGCGCCGTGCTCGTCCAGAACACGGCCTGGACGAACGCCCGCAGGGCCCTCGCCGTCCTCCTCGAAAGGTCGCTCTGTTCTCCCGAGGGTATCCTCGGCCTGGAGGAGGAGGCCCTCGCCCGTCTCATTCGACCATGCGGGTACTACACTCTCAAGGCGCGCAGGCTCGCCCACCTCGCCCGCTTCTTTCTCTCCTGTGACGGCCTCCCCGAGCGGAATGCCCTCCTCGGCGTGTGGGGCGTGGGCAGGGAGACGGCCGATTCCATCCTGCTCTACGGCTACGGGGTGCCGGTGTTCGTGGTGGACGCCTATACCCGGCGCATCTTCTCCCGGCTCGGTCTGCTCGCCTCGGACGATACCCCCTACGAGGAAGTACGCTCCGCGGTGGAGAAGACCTTACCGCTCGATCACGTGTGCTACAACGAGTTTCACGCCCTCCTGGTGGAGCACGCCAAGCGGTTCTGCAGGAAACGGCCCCTCTGCGGGGAGTGCCCGCTTCGCCTTGAGTGTGCCCACCTCTCATCGGCAGGAGGATCTTAG